Proteins encoded by one window of Geobacter sp. DSM 9736:
- the rplD gene encoding 50S ribosomal protein L4 produces the protein MATIDVFDIKKEKVGEIELNEAVFNGDVREYLIHEAVKVQLANRRAGTVCVKNRSAVSGGGKKPFRQKGTGGARQGSIRAPHYPGGGVAFGPRPKVYDLSMNKKARKAALRSALSLLYKDNRMTVMNNLDLAEISTKQFAGVLNSFSVAKALVIIDGTNRNLELSARNIKDVKVLKSDGLNVVDILKYKNVIFTQDAVRKVEGVLQP, from the coding sequence ATGGCTACGATAGATGTATTTGACATAAAGAAGGAAAAGGTGGGGGAGATCGAGCTGAATGAAGCCGTGTTTAACGGTGACGTCAGGGAGTATCTGATCCATGAAGCGGTCAAGGTTCAGCTTGCCAACAGACGTGCTGGTACTGTGTGCGTTAAGAACCGCTCTGCAGTCTCGGGTGGTGGTAAGAAGCCTTTTCGCCAGAAGGGAACCGGTGGTGCGCGCCAAGGTTCAATCCGTGCTCCTCACTACCCTGGTGGCGGTGTTGCGTTCGGACCACGGCCCAAAGTGTACGATCTTTCCATGAACAAGAAGGCTCGCAAGGCAGCACTGCGGTCTGCGCTCTCGCTCCTGTACAAGGATAACAGAATGACCGTCATGAATAACCTTGACCTGGCCGAGATATCCACTAAGCAGTTCGCTGGGGTTCTAAACAGCTTCTCTGTTGCAAAAGCCCTTGTCATTATCGATGGCACGAACCGCAACCTTGAGCTTTCCGCCAGGAACATCAAGGACGTGAAAGTTCTCAAGTCGGATGGCCTCAATGTGGTCGACATACTGAAGTACAAGAATGTCATCTTCACGCAGGACGCCGTTCGTAAAGTTGAAGGAGTTCTACAGCCATGA
- a CDS encoding 50S ribosomal protein L23, with amino-acid sequence MIIYDVIKKPLITEKSTIEKDNKNVVAFVVNRDANKIEIKQAAEKLFKVEVAAVRTVNVAGKVKRAGKFVGKRSNWKKAYVTLKEGSNVDFFEV; translated from the coding sequence ATGATTATTTACGACGTGATCAAGAAGCCGCTCATCACCGAAAAGTCTACCATTGAAAAAGACAATAAAAATGTTGTCGCCTTCGTGGTGAATCGTGATGCAAATAAGATCGAGATCAAGCAGGCCGCCGAAAAGCTTTTCAAGGTTGAAGTAGCAGCAGTGCGGACGGTCAATGTCGCGGGCAAGGTGAAGCGTGCCGGCAAGTTCGTTGGAAAGCGATCAAACTGGAAAAAAGCGTATGTGACCCTCAAGGAGGGGAGCAACGTCGATTTCTTTGAAGTATAA
- the rpsJ gene encoding 30S ribosomal protein S10, which produces MPSQKIRIRLRAYDHKLLDQSVGEIVDTAKRTGARIAGPIPLPTVINKYTVLRGPHVDKKSREQFEIRTHKRLIDILDPTQQTVDALMKLDLSAGVDVEIKL; this is translated from the coding sequence ATGCCAAGCCAGAAAATACGAATTCGTTTAAGAGCCTACGATCATAAACTGCTCGACCAATCGGTTGGGGAGATTGTCGATACCGCTAAGAGAACGGGAGCACGGATTGCCGGTCCAATTCCGCTTCCAACGGTCATAAATAAGTACACCGTTCTCCGTGGGCCGCACGTCGACAAGAAGTCGCGCGAGCAATTCGAGATCAGGACTCACAAGCGGCTGATCGACATACTCGACCCGACCCAGCAGACCGTAGACGCACTTATGAAACTTGATCTTTCGGCCGGCGTCGACGTCGAAATCAAGCTTTAA
- the rplB gene encoding 50S ribosomal protein L2: MAIKSYKPTSAGRRHQTCSTFEEITCSTPEKSLLVTLKKTGGRNSFGRITSRHIGGGHKQKYRIIDFRRDKKDIPAKVASIEYDPNRSARIALLNYVDGEKRYILAPLDLKVGDTVISSAGADIKPGNSLPLKAIPLGTIIHNIELKIGKGAQLARSAGTFAQLMAKEGKYAQVKLPSGEVRMVLQECMATIGQVGNIDHENVSIGKAGRSRWLGKRPKVRGVAMNPVDHPHGGGEGRTSGGRHPVTPWGIPTKGYKTRTNKTSSRFIVKKRTK; this comes from the coding sequence ATGGCCATCAAGAGTTATAAACCGACGTCGGCTGGGCGCAGACACCAGACCTGTTCAACCTTTGAGGAAATAACCTGCAGCACTCCCGAAAAGTCACTGCTTGTTACGCTCAAGAAGACTGGCGGCAGAAACAGTTTCGGTCGGATCACCTCGCGCCATATCGGCGGAGGGCACAAGCAGAAGTACAGGATCATCGATTTTCGTCGCGACAAGAAAGATATCCCGGCGAAAGTGGCCTCGATTGAGTACGATCCGAATCGCAGTGCACGCATAGCTCTTCTGAATTACGTAGATGGAGAAAAGCGCTACATTCTGGCGCCCCTCGATCTCAAGGTTGGCGACACTGTAATATCAAGCGCAGGGGCTGATATTAAGCCAGGTAATTCGCTTCCGCTTAAAGCTATCCCGCTTGGTACAATCATTCACAACATCGAGCTTAAGATCGGAAAAGGCGCTCAATTGGCTCGCAGCGCTGGAACGTTTGCACAGTTGATGGCCAAAGAAGGAAAGTACGCACAGGTTAAACTCCCCTCGGGAGAGGTGCGAATGGTCCTTCAGGAGTGCATGGCGACGATCGGCCAGGTTGGTAATATCGATCACGAGAATGTCAGCATTGGTAAAGCGGGGCGTTCCCGTTGGCTCGGCAAACGGCCGAAGGTCCGCGGTGTTGCTATGAACCCGGTAGATCATCCTCACGGCGGTGGGGAAGGCCGTACATCCGGTGGTCGTCATCCGGTTACACCTTGGGGTATTCCGACGAAGGGCTACAAGACCAGGACCAACAAGACTTCGAGTCGATTCATCGTCAAGAAGCGGACAAAATAA
- the rpsC gene encoding 30S ribosomal protein S3, with protein MGQKVNPVSFRLGVIKTWDSRWYAKADYSNLLHEDLKLRTFLKKRLYNSGVSKIEIERAANKAKINIYTARPGLIIGKKGSEVETLKKDLANLTDKEVYLNIQEVRKPELDAQLVAENIALQLERRIAFRRAMKKSVTSALKFGAKGIRITCSGRLGGAEMSRTEWYREGQVPLHTLRADIDFGFAEAKTTYGIIGVKVLIYKGEILPGQK; from the coding sequence TTGGGTCAGAAAGTTAATCCTGTAAGCTTCAGGCTTGGGGTCATCAAAACATGGGATTCCCGCTGGTACGCGAAGGCTGATTATTCCAACCTTCTTCACGAGGATCTGAAGCTGAGGACCTTCCTGAAAAAGAGGCTTTATAACTCTGGTGTTTCCAAGATCGAAATCGAGCGGGCTGCCAATAAAGCCAAAATCAATATCTATACTGCTCGACCGGGCCTTATCATCGGTAAGAAAGGTTCGGAGGTGGAGACCCTGAAGAAGGATCTGGCAAACCTCACGGACAAAGAGGTTTATCTAAATATCCAGGAAGTCAGGAAGCCTGAACTGGATGCCCAACTTGTTGCGGAAAACATAGCTCTGCAGTTGGAGCGCAGGATTGCCTTCCGGCGCGCCATGAAGAAGAGTGTGACGTCTGCTCTCAAATTCGGTGCCAAGGGAATCCGCATCACCTGCTCAGGCCGCCTCGGTGGTGCCGAGATGTCACGAACCGAATGGTATCGTGAAGGCCAGGTACCTCTTCACACCCTGCGGGCCGATATAGATTTCGGCTTTGCCGAAGCTAAGACGACTTACGGTATCATCGGG
- the rplC gene encoding 50S ribosomal protein L3 has product MKKGIIGKKLGMTQIFAEDGRRIPVTVVEAGPCVVLQKKTVERDGYNAIQVGFAAKETARATRALLGHCKDAGQGAFNYLRELQVENIDQYNVGDTINADVFAEGDVIDVTGTSIGKGFQGVVKRWGFKGGRSTHGSRFHRAPGSIGCSATPSRVFKNKKMPGQLGNEQVTVQKLKVVRVDAADNLLLIKGAIPGGTNALVLIKDSVKA; this is encoded by the coding sequence ATGAAGAAGGGTATAATCGGGAAAAAACTGGGAATGACCCAGATCTTCGCCGAGGATGGTCGTAGAATCCCTGTGACGGTCGTTGAGGCTGGTCCCTGTGTGGTTCTTCAGAAGAAGACCGTTGAGAGGGATGGGTATAACGCCATTCAAGTAGGGTTCGCTGCCAAGGAAACTGCTAGGGCAACGAGAGCACTCCTCGGGCACTGCAAGGATGCCGGCCAGGGCGCTTTCAACTACCTCCGTGAGTTGCAGGTTGAGAACATCGACCAGTATAACGTCGGCGACACCATCAATGCTGATGTTTTTGCTGAGGGAGATGTTATAGACGTCACCGGAACCAGTATTGGTAAGGGTTTTCAGGGGGTCGTCAAGAGGTGGGGATTCAAGGGGGGGCGTTCGACTCACGGTTCCCGTTTTCACAGGGCACCCGGTTCCATTGGCTGTTCTGCAACACCATCGCGTGTTTTCAAGAATAAAAAGATGCCCGGACAATTGGGCAACGAGCAGGTAACCGTGCAGAAGCTTAAGGTCGTAAGGGTGGATGCTGCCGATAATCTCCTGCTGATCAAAGGCGCCATTCCTGGAGGGACCAATGCCCTCGTGCTGATCAAGGACAGCGTCAAAGCTTAG
- the rpsS gene encoding 30S ribosomal protein S19 → MARSIKKGAFVDGHLADKVAAEGPNSKKIIKTWSRRSTITPDFIGLSLAVHNGKKFIPVFVTENMVGHKLGEFAPTRTFYGHGADKKSKLKKK, encoded by the coding sequence ATGGCACGTTCTATTAAAAAAGGCGCATTCGTCGATGGGCATCTCGCTGATAAGGTGGCAGCCGAGGGTCCCAACTCGAAAAAGATCATCAAGACCTGGTCGAGACGCTCCACGATCACTCCCGATTTCATCGGGCTGTCGCTGGCCGTTCATAACGGTAAGAAATTCATTCCGGTTTTCGTTACCGAAAACATGGTTGGCCACAAGCTAGGTGAGTTCGCGCCCACAAGAACCTTTTACGGGCACGGTGCTGACAAGAAAAGCAAACTGAAGAAGAAGTAA
- the rplV gene encoding 50S ribosomal protein L22, translating to MEARAKLSFARLSPRKTRLVVDMVRGKGIQSALNILRFSPQPSAKLVAKLLSSAVANAEQKGVSDVDRLFVKTISVDGGAVLKRFVPRAMGRASKIRKPTSHISVVLAEK from the coding sequence ATGGAAGCACGCGCCAAGTTATCATTCGCTCGACTCTCCCCTCGCAAGACCCGTCTGGTTGTGGACATGGTACGCGGAAAAGGGATCCAGTCCGCACTCAACATACTTCGTTTTTCACCCCAGCCTTCGGCGAAACTCGTTGCCAAGCTGCTGAGCTCGGCAGTGGCCAACGCCGAGCAAAAAGGGGTTTCCGATGTAGATCGTCTTTTCGTCAAGACAATATCGGTTGATGGAGGCGCGGTTCTGAAGCGTTTCGTGCCCCGCGCGATGGGCAGGGCCAGTAAGATAAGAAAACCGACCAGCCACATTTCTGTTGTGCTGGCTGAAAAGTAA